The following are from one region of the Actinoplanes sp. L3-i22 genome:
- a CDS encoding MFS transporter, whose translation MSFRRAQLSVAALFGSLGFQYSTWAARIPALTERLHLSSAEVGVLLLAAGVGAVLSAPLVPRLMAALGSRTLAVTAVFVLVAALAGLAVVPGYPLALGVLLIDGVAVGCLNVAMNAQGAALESTFERTTMAKLHATFSGGIFGGALLASAVTSATGSVPVHFAVAGAILLVLALSARPALLPEDLPSPAAATGRKWSLPTGAVLWLGLAMLLATITEGAMTDWSALYLKDVAHAADHLLPLGIAVTSGMMLLARLFADGWRDHWGDRSVVVAGGTLAAAGLAAGLLGGGAYAALAGFACVGLGMAAVSPCLYMAAARHGTTALTAAATMSTTGLLVGPPAIGFVAQGVGLTWSMAVVAGTAALTALCATAIRWPSRAAVAVS comes from the coding sequence GTGTCGTTTCGCCGCGCCCAGTTGTCGGTCGCCGCCCTGTTCGGCTCGCTCGGTTTCCAGTACTCCACCTGGGCCGCCCGGATCCCGGCGCTGACCGAGCGGCTGCACCTGTCCTCCGCCGAGGTCGGCGTGCTGCTGCTGGCCGCCGGCGTGGGCGCGGTGCTGTCCGCCCCGCTGGTGCCCAGGCTGATGGCCGCGCTCGGCTCCCGCACCCTCGCGGTCACCGCGGTGTTCGTGCTGGTCGCGGCGCTGGCCGGGCTGGCCGTCGTGCCGGGCTACCCGCTCGCGCTGGGCGTGCTGCTGATCGACGGCGTCGCGGTCGGCTGCCTGAACGTGGCGATGAACGCGCAGGGCGCCGCGCTGGAGAGCACGTTCGAGCGGACCACGATGGCGAAGCTGCACGCCACGTTCAGCGGTGGCATCTTCGGCGGGGCGCTGCTCGCCTCGGCGGTCACCTCGGCGACCGGGTCGGTCCCGGTGCACTTCGCGGTGGCCGGCGCGATCCTGCTGGTCCTGGCGCTGTCGGCGCGCCCGGCGTTGCTGCCCGAGGACCTGCCGTCGCCGGCCGCGGCGACCGGGCGCAAGTGGAGCCTGCCGACCGGCGCGGTGCTCTGGCTCGGCCTGGCCATGCTGCTGGCCACGATCACCGAGGGCGCGATGACCGACTGGTCGGCCCTGTACCTCAAGGACGTCGCGCACGCGGCCGACCACCTGCTGCCGCTGGGCATCGCGGTGACCTCGGGCATGATGCTGCTCGCCCGCCTGTTCGCCGACGGCTGGCGGGACCACTGGGGCGACCGGAGCGTCGTCGTGGCCGGTGGCACGCTCGCCGCCGCGGGCCTGGCCGCCGGGCTGCTGGGCGGTGGCGCCTACGCCGCGCTGGCCGGGTTTGCCTGCGTCGGCCTGGGCATGGCCGCGGTCAGCCCGTGCCTGTACATGGCCGCCGCCCGGCACGGTACGACCGCACTGACCGCGGCCGCCACGATGAGCACGACCGGGCTGCTGGTCGGGCCGCCGGCGATCGGGTTCGTCGCCCAGGGTGTCGGCCTGACCTGGAGCATGGCGGTGGTGGCCGGTACGGCCGCCCTCACCGCCCTCTGCGCGACGGCGATCCGCTGGCCGTCCCGCGCGGCCGTCGCGGTGAGTTGA
- a CDS encoding ricin-type beta-trefoil lectin domain protein has product MPRILKSLLAGAVAVAAVTVSPPAGHAAPAPSSPAASSPATRLDLAPGMLDAMRRDLHLDDAQIAARLTTEAAAPVVEKRLRAQLGKHFGGAWIPTGAGRLTVAVTSKDDAAKVRAEGADPVVVARAESDLDAARAKLDRRAASAPDAIRSWYVDPAANRVVITTEPGTEARARAFAAAAGAGAVTVRTAAEQPKPMYDTRGGDQYVINGNTLCSVGFPVAGGFVTAGHCGGAGSPTLGYNNVAQGTFAGSSFPGNDYAWVRTNGNWVSQPWVNNYAGGNVLVSGSSEAAVGSSICRSGRTTGWRCGTLLGKNETINYAQGAVSGLNRSNACAEPGDSGGSWISGNQAQGVTSGGTGNCTSGGTMWFQPVNEILSVYGLSLTTAGGSGGTAIVSNWNNLCLDVPNGNFADGVQVQTWDCNGSGAQKWEATGGALRTGNNMCLDVPWGSTTNGAVIQIATCSGNPAQQWVLSAAGDLVNPQANKCLDIGGWVNGNGAKLLLWDCLGGANQKWRRG; this is encoded by the coding sequence ATGCCCCGTATCCTCAAGTCGCTACTGGCCGGCGCGGTCGCCGTCGCCGCGGTCACGGTGAGCCCACCCGCCGGGCACGCCGCCCCCGCCCCGTCGTCCCCGGCCGCCTCGTCGCCGGCCACCCGACTCGATCTCGCGCCCGGCATGCTCGACGCGATGCGCCGTGACCTGCACCTCGACGACGCCCAGATCGCCGCCCGGCTCACCACCGAGGCCGCCGCCCCGGTCGTCGAGAAGCGGCTGCGCGCCCAGCTCGGCAAACACTTCGGCGGCGCCTGGATCCCGACCGGCGCCGGCCGCCTGACGGTCGCCGTGACCAGCAAGGACGACGCCGCGAAGGTCCGCGCGGAGGGCGCCGACCCGGTCGTCGTGGCCCGCGCCGAGAGCGACCTCGACGCCGCCCGCGCCAAACTCGACCGCCGCGCGGCATCGGCCCCGGACGCGATCCGCAGCTGGTACGTCGACCCGGCCGCCAACCGCGTCGTGATCACCACCGAGCCGGGCACCGAGGCCCGGGCCCGCGCGTTCGCGGCGGCCGCCGGCGCCGGCGCGGTCACCGTGCGGACCGCCGCCGAGCAGCCGAAGCCGATGTACGACACGCGCGGCGGCGACCAGTACGTGATCAACGGCAACACGCTCTGCTCGGTCGGCTTCCCGGTCGCCGGCGGCTTCGTCACCGCCGGGCACTGCGGCGGCGCGGGCAGCCCGACGCTCGGCTACAACAACGTCGCCCAGGGGACGTTCGCCGGTTCGTCGTTCCCCGGCAACGACTACGCCTGGGTGCGGACCAACGGCAACTGGGTCTCGCAGCCCTGGGTGAACAACTACGCCGGCGGGAACGTGCTGGTCAGCGGATCGTCGGAGGCCGCGGTCGGCAGCTCGATCTGCCGGTCCGGGCGGACCACCGGCTGGCGCTGCGGCACGCTGCTCGGCAAGAACGAGACGATCAACTACGCCCAGGGCGCGGTCTCCGGCCTGAACCGCAGCAACGCGTGCGCCGAGCCGGGCGACTCCGGCGGCTCGTGGATCTCCGGCAACCAGGCGCAGGGCGTCACCTCCGGCGGCACCGGCAACTGCACCAGCGGCGGCACGATGTGGTTCCAGCCGGTCAACGAGATCCTGTCGGTCTACGGCCTGTCGCTGACCACCGCCGGCGGCAGCGGCGGCACGGCGATCGTCAGTAACTGGAACAACCTCTGCCTCGACGTGCCGAACGGCAACTTCGCCGACGGCGTGCAGGTGCAGACGTGGGACTGCAACGGCAGCGGCGCCCAGAAGTGGGAGGCCACCGGCGGCGCCCTGCGCACCGGCAACAACATGTGCCTGGACGTGCCGTGGGGCTCGACCACCAACGGCGCGGTCATCCAGATCGCCACGTGCAGCGGCAACCCGGCCCAGCAGTGGGTGCTCAGCGCGGCCGGCGACCTGGTCAACCCGCAGGCCAACAAGTGCCTGGACATCGGGGGCTGGGTGAACGGCAACGGCGCGAAGCTGCTCCTGTGGGACTGCCTCGGCGGCGCCAACCAGAAGTGGCGCCGCGGCTGA
- a CDS encoding glycoside hydrolase family 43 protein, whose amino-acid sequence MRRVLAALTLIISVLVAPVPADAGQTSLRAADPSVLRVGGTYVGVQSTGAGIAVRQASSPDGLASAAGRTVWTDTGNLGEVWAPEVHFDGGRYYIYFTAGRGSAHRMYVISSATAASGYGGATRLVLPDDKWAIDGTMFVFNGQRWFVWSGWAGDTNVEQNLYIARMSSPTATTGARYVISQPREGWERVVGNPYINEGPEAIRDPNGQLHIVYSANGSWSEQYCLGELRLRAGGDPAYVWDWYKSNGCLFGSNRATMMAGWDPTVTVNGPGHNTFVLLNGDIATSPPAGPRFPLMYHAVPKGTPYAWANRYWYTGTFCWWGNTTYSRANVPGATTDTGFSLKFFE is encoded by the coding sequence ATGCGAAGAGTGCTCGCCGCATTGACTCTGATCATTTCCGTCCTTGTCGCACCGGTTCCGGCCGACGCGGGACAGACCAGCCTGCGGGCCGCCGACCCGAGCGTGCTGCGCGTCGGCGGGACCTACGTCGGCGTGCAGTCGACGGGCGCGGGCATCGCCGTACGGCAAGCCTCTTCGCCTGATGGTCTGGCTTCTGCCGCAGGCCGCACGGTCTGGACCGACACCGGGAACCTCGGTGAGGTGTGGGCGCCGGAGGTGCACTTCGACGGTGGGCGGTACTACATCTATTTCACCGCCGGACGCGGTTCGGCCCATCGGATGTACGTGATCAGCTCCGCGACCGCCGCGTCGGGCTACGGCGGCGCGACCCGGCTGGTGTTGCCCGACGACAAATGGGCGATCGACGGGACCATGTTCGTGTTCAACGGGCAGCGCTGGTTCGTCTGGTCCGGGTGGGCCGGCGACACCAACGTCGAGCAGAACCTCTACATCGCCCGGATGAGCAGCCCGACCGCGACGACCGGGGCGCGCTACGTGATCTCGCAGCCGCGGGAGGGCTGGGAGCGGGTGGTCGGCAATCCGTACATCAACGAGGGGCCGGAGGCGATCCGGGACCCGAACGGGCAGCTGCACATCGTCTACTCCGCGAACGGCAGCTGGAGCGAGCAGTACTGCCTCGGTGAGCTGCGGCTGCGGGCCGGCGGGGATCCGGCCTACGTCTGGGACTGGTACAAGTCGAACGGCTGCCTGTTCGGCTCGAACCGCGCCACGATGATGGCCGGCTGGGATCCGACGGTGACTGTCAACGGACCTGGGCACAACACGTTCGTGCTGCTCAACGGGGATATCGCGACCAGTCCGCCGGCCGGGCCGCGATTTCCGCTGATGTATCACGCGGTGCCGAAGGGGACGCCGTACGCGTGGGCGAACCGCTACTGGTACACCGGCACGTTCTGCTGGTGGGGCAACACGACGTACTCCCGGGCGAACGTGCCGGGCGCGACCACCGACACCGGCTTCAGCCTCAAGTTCTTCGAATAG
- a CDS encoding PQQ-binding-like beta-propeller repeat protein has protein sequence MPVNRGRLWAVLIIVVGVLVAAVVVAVLVGGSDGPDTTPVTSGSAGGTAVRKTAAAGPDGDGGTVAWTTDTKTGSWTAEVVGDTAVLLDGTALLGLNVADGSRRWRLPYASKDTTFVVAGAMVVVQQGNDGPLDVIEPATGRIAWSTAGPARMVARADALYLDPCPRRPGPDDSCVTVKRRVTDGATLWSVKDPGFFLQDNVIGGRSPLAPAATAYLPVTTSAKGPARGALLDTASGRLLAGRIAPHAWYLLAAGHTLVATDHDPAPGDDDCTVRVDAVDAVTGKPAWHGAVYSGRKANGECAKQLSSAYSGTVLLGSGSDVAAVSRNGRATLTDVTTGKVRWTAAEPGVPIAGDDRSLLVRDNAETGPIALLDLATGRKLWAAPDPGLPGSSASWAAVVAGDLVAVMGATGDRPYVLVYDARTGRLLARRGGWLTGIGDGWVMVSTTVGAGAGGLKVQMLRF, from the coding sequence ATGCCGGTGAATCGAGGCCGACTGTGGGCCGTGCTGATCATTGTCGTCGGGGTGCTGGTCGCGGCCGTGGTCGTCGCGGTGCTCGTCGGCGGGTCGGACGGCCCGGACACGACGCCGGTCACGTCCGGCAGCGCCGGCGGCACGGCCGTCCGGAAGACGGCGGCGGCCGGCCCGGACGGTGACGGCGGCACGGTCGCGTGGACCACCGACACCAAGACCGGCTCCTGGACCGCGGAGGTGGTCGGCGACACGGCCGTGCTGCTGGACGGCACAGCGCTGCTCGGCCTGAACGTCGCCGACGGCAGCCGGCGGTGGCGGTTGCCGTATGCGAGCAAGGACACCACGTTCGTCGTGGCCGGCGCCATGGTCGTCGTGCAGCAGGGCAACGACGGCCCGCTCGACGTGATCGAGCCGGCTACCGGCCGCATCGCCTGGTCCACCGCCGGTCCGGCCCGGATGGTGGCTCGGGCCGACGCGCTCTACCTGGATCCGTGCCCGCGCCGGCCGGGCCCGGACGACTCCTGCGTCACGGTGAAACGGCGGGTCACCGACGGCGCCACGCTCTGGTCCGTCAAGGACCCCGGCTTCTTCCTGCAGGACAACGTGATCGGCGGGCGATCGCCGCTGGCGCCGGCCGCGACCGCTTATCTGCCGGTCACGACCTCGGCCAAGGGCCCGGCCCGGGGCGCGCTGCTGGACACGGCCTCGGGCCGCCTGCTCGCCGGCCGGATCGCGCCGCACGCCTGGTACCTGCTCGCGGCCGGGCACACCCTGGTCGCCACCGACCATGATCCGGCGCCCGGCGACGACGACTGCACGGTGCGGGTCGACGCGGTCGACGCCGTCACCGGGAAGCCCGCCTGGCACGGCGCGGTCTACAGCGGCCGTAAGGCGAACGGCGAGTGCGCGAAGCAGCTCAGCTCGGCCTACTCCGGCACCGTGCTGCTCGGCTCGGGCAGCGACGTGGCCGCGGTGAGCCGGAACGGTCGCGCGACGCTGACCGACGTCACCACCGGCAAGGTCCGCTGGACCGCCGCGGAACCGGGCGTGCCGATCGCCGGCGACGACCGGAGCCTGCTGGTCCGCGACAACGCGGAGACCGGGCCGATCGCACTGCTCGACCTGGCGACCGGCCGGAAGCTCTGGGCCGCACCGGATCCCGGCCTGCCCGGCTCGTCGGCCAGTTGGGCGGCGGTCGTCGCGGGTGACCTGGTCGCGGTGATGGGCGCGACCGGCGACCGGCCCTACGTGCTGGTCTACGACGCGCGGACCGGCCGGCTGCTGGCCCGGCGCGGTGGCTGGCTCACCGGGATCGGCGACGGCTGGGTGATGGTGTCAACCACGGTGGGCGCCGGAGCGGGCGGCCTGAAGGTCCAGATGCTGAGGTTCTGA
- a CDS encoding ankyrin repeat domain-containing protein: MTDLDDATPAFAHRMFDLARSGDTEELAAGVAAGLPVNLTNDKGDTLLILAAYHCHPDTVAALLEHGADPERVNDRGQTALAAAVFRQRGEIVRALLAAGADPASAVPTAEFFHLAEMAALLSEPQHLDLQAARSGAHRG; the protein is encoded by the coding sequence ATGACCGACCTGGACGACGCGACGCCCGCCTTCGCGCACCGCATGTTCGACCTGGCGCGCTCCGGTGACACCGAGGAGCTGGCCGCCGGTGTGGCCGCGGGCCTTCCGGTGAACCTCACCAACGACAAAGGCGACACGCTGCTGATCCTCGCCGCCTACCACTGTCATCCGGACACGGTCGCGGCGCTGCTGGAGCACGGCGCCGACCCGGAACGGGTGAACGATCGCGGTCAGACGGCCCTCGCGGCCGCGGTGTTCCGGCAGCGCGGGGAGATCGTGCGGGCGCTGCTCGCGGCCGGCGCCGACCCCGCCTCCGCCGTGCCGACGGCAGAGTTCTTCCACCTCGCGGAGATGGCCGCGCTGCTCTCAGAACCTCAGCATCTGGACCTTCAGGCCGCCCGCTCCGGCGCCCACCGTGGTTGA
- a CDS encoding glycosyltransferase — MRVLLTSWGSRGDIEPLAGLAVAIQRRGGEAVIAAPPDDDFAVLLERAGVPMIGLGPSVKSVVAAPKPPGAQAAFQLAPALVAARFETLMTAGRGCDALLATGLMPAGARDVADKLGIRYVLACFHTLGLPSRTEAPGRRPGTPSLPGADLKTQWAQDAERVNALYGAAVNTHRAAIGLPPIDNVRDYVFGDRPWLAADPVLWPAAGTTEFDLVQTGAWFLPDDRPLPAGLESFLDAGEPPVYVGFGSMASYTSKDLAQVSIGSVRAQGRRIVLASGWAGLTGIDDAPDCFVVGDVNQQALFPRMAAIVHHGGAGTTHTAARSGTPQVIVPHIADQPRWAARIAELGIGVAHDGSAPAVDSLSAALTAAMKPDLRVRAQAVAATITADGADAAAKLLLNP, encoded by the coding sequence ATGCGAGTTCTGCTGACGTCATGGGGATCACGCGGGGACATCGAGCCGCTGGCCGGGCTGGCGGTGGCGATCCAGCGGCGCGGCGGCGAGGCGGTGATCGCCGCCCCGCCGGACGACGACTTCGCGGTGCTGCTCGAGCGCGCCGGCGTGCCGATGATCGGGCTGGGCCCGTCGGTGAAGTCGGTGGTCGCCGCGCCGAAGCCGCCCGGCGCGCAGGCCGCGTTCCAGCTGGCGCCGGCGCTGGTCGCGGCCCGGTTCGAGACGCTGATGACGGCCGGGCGGGGCTGTGACGCGCTGCTGGCGACCGGCCTGATGCCGGCCGGCGCCCGCGACGTGGCCGACAAGCTGGGGATCCGCTACGTGCTGGCGTGTTTCCACACGCTCGGGCTGCCGTCGCGGACCGAGGCCCCGGGTCGCCGCCCGGGCACGCCGTCGCTGCCCGGTGCGGACCTGAAGACCCAGTGGGCGCAGGACGCCGAGCGGGTGAACGCGCTCTACGGCGCGGCGGTCAACACCCACCGGGCCGCGATCGGGCTGCCGCCGATCGACAACGTCCGCGACTACGTGTTCGGTGACCGCCCCTGGCTGGCGGCCGACCCGGTGCTCTGGCCGGCCGCCGGCACGACCGAATTCGATCTGGTGCAGACCGGCGCGTGGTTCCTGCCCGACGACCGTCCGCTGCCGGCCGGCCTGGAGTCGTTCCTGGACGCCGGCGAGCCGCCGGTCTACGTCGGTTTCGGCAGCATGGCGTCGTACACCTCGAAGGACCTCGCTCAGGTGTCGATCGGATCGGTCCGCGCGCAGGGCCGCCGGATCGTGCTCGCCAGCGGCTGGGCCGGGCTGACCGGCATCGACGACGCCCCGGACTGCTTCGTCGTCGGGGACGTCAACCAGCAGGCGCTGTTCCCCCGGATGGCCGCGATCGTTCACCACGGCGGCGCCGGCACCACGCACACCGCGGCCCGCTCCGGCACGCCGCAGGTCATCGTGCCGCACATCGCCGACCAGCCGCGCTGGGCCGCCCGGATCGCCGAGCTGGGCATCGGCGTCGCCCACGACGGCTCGGCGCCGGCGGTCGACTCACTCTCCGCCGCGCTCACGGCCGCCATGAAACCCGATTTGCGGGTACGGGCGCAGGCCGTCGCCGCCACGATCACCGCCGACGGCGCGGACGCCGCCGCGAAGCTGCTCCTGAATCCGTGA
- a CDS encoding cryptochrome/photolyase family protein encodes MRRRWLFADQLGPHFLDAPGQPVLLVESKAVFRRRAFHRQKAHLVLSALRHRARDENVRLVRAETYAEAVDEPLTVCHPTSRAARGLVRRLPDVEMLPPRGFITAPEDFVAWARGRDHLRLEDFYRHARERHDILMDGAEPADGRWNLDAENREPPPRGATRLDVPAPPVITEDEIDAEVRADLDRWEREDGITFVGNDGPRMFPATRAEALARLRHFVTHRLPAFGPYEDAMLAGDPLMAHSLLSPAINLGLLDPLEVVERVERAYRDGSVPLASAEGIIRQILGWRDFVWHLYWYFEPEYRARNELRARHELPKWFAELNADAVEARCLSDVLAGVRDRGWVHHIPRLMVLGNYAMQRGWRPGAVADWFHRCFVDGYEWVMTANVIGMSQFADAGRMSTKPYAAGGAYLHRMSDYCGGCRYRPTSRTGDDACPYTAGYWAFLARHEKTFAANHRMRQPLRGLHRLADLDVLLAQERARGSRAP; translated from the coding sequence ATGCGCCGCCGCTGGCTGTTCGCCGATCAACTGGGCCCGCACTTCCTCGACGCTCCCGGGCAGCCCGTCCTGCTCGTCGAGTCGAAGGCGGTGTTCCGGCGGCGGGCGTTCCATCGGCAGAAGGCCCACCTCGTGCTCTCCGCGCTGCGCCACCGGGCCCGGGACGAGAACGTGCGGCTGGTGCGGGCCGAGACGTACGCCGAAGCCGTCGACGAACCGCTCACCGTGTGCCATCCGACCTCCCGGGCCGCCCGCGGCCTGGTCCGGCGGCTGCCGGACGTCGAGATGCTGCCGCCGCGGGGCTTCATCACCGCCCCGGAGGACTTCGTCGCCTGGGCGCGCGGCCGCGATCACCTGCGGCTGGAGGACTTCTACCGGCACGCCCGGGAACGACACGACATCCTGATGGACGGTGCCGAGCCGGCCGACGGCCGGTGGAACCTGGACGCCGAGAACCGTGAGCCGCCACCGCGCGGTGCGACCCGCCTGGACGTCCCGGCGCCGCCGGTGATCACCGAGGACGAGATCGACGCGGAGGTCCGCGCCGACCTGGACCGGTGGGAGCGCGAGGACGGCATCACGTTCGTCGGCAACGACGGGCCGCGGATGTTCCCGGCGACCCGGGCCGAGGCGCTCGCCCGGCTCCGGCACTTCGTCACCCACCGGCTGCCGGCGTTCGGGCCGTACGAGGACGCGATGCTCGCCGGGGACCCGCTGATGGCGCACAGCCTGCTCAGCCCGGCGATCAATCTCGGGCTGCTCGACCCGCTGGAGGTGGTCGAGCGCGTCGAGCGGGCGTACCGGGACGGCTCGGTTCCGCTGGCGAGCGCGGAGGGAATCATCCGCCAGATCCTCGGCTGGCGGGATTTCGTCTGGCACCTGTACTGGTATTTCGAACCGGAGTACCGGGCCCGGAACGAACTGCGCGCCCGGCACGAGCTGCCGAAGTGGTTCGCGGAGCTCAACGCGGACGCGGTCGAGGCGCGGTGCCTGTCGGACGTGCTGGCCGGGGTCCGCGACCGCGGCTGGGTCCACCACATCCCCCGCCTGATGGTCCTCGGCAACTACGCCATGCAGCGGGGCTGGCGCCCGGGCGCGGTCGCCGACTGGTTCCACCGGTGCTTCGTCGACGGCTACGAGTGGGTGATGACGGCCAATGTGATCGGCATGAGCCAGTTCGCCGACGCCGGCCGGATGAGCACCAAGCCGTACGCGGCCGGCGGCGCCTACCTGCATCGGATGAGCGACTACTGCGGTGGCTGCCGCTACCGGCCGACGTCGCGGACCGGGGACGACGCCTGCCCGTACACGGCCGGCTACTGGGCCTTCCTGGCCCGGCACGAGAAGACGTTCGCCGCCAACCATCGGATGCGGCAGCCGCTGCGGGGCCTGCACCGGCTCGCCGACCTGGACGTTCTGCTGGCACAGGAGAGGGCCCGCGGCTCGCGGGCCCCCTGA
- a CDS encoding serine/threonine-protein kinase, producing the protein MSVDSGDLIADRYRLRERVGRGGMSVVWRADDEVLGREVAVKVLSAALAADPELRRQIRDEARTAARLRHPAVVAVHDYGEFTDRGRTLSYVVMELVDGRTLADMLTGGSLPWKVAVLVGAQVASALAAAHAAGIVHRDVKPANVMVTSVGVKLVDFGISATVGALDGRAGQILGTPAYLAPERIAGGPVRPATDVYAVGLLLYLALCGRMPWDASTVTQMVRAHVYARPAALPAIPGLPAPVVHLVSRCLAKQPADRPSAIEVAERLGEIAGLPSARVMRSAAAAPTLGLPEAAARRPRRALLVAAGAAAVLLSAGGAWWGRDTPAGPVASTGSTSPSTSATVPPVTTVQTTTVRATSVVQRTTDPVARIPAAAPVAPAPKGKAAKPKVKAEKPAKPPKKP; encoded by the coding sequence ATGTCCGTGGACTCGGGAGATCTCATAGCGGACCGGTATCGACTGCGGGAGCGGGTCGGTCGCGGCGGAATGTCGGTGGTGTGGCGCGCCGACGACGAGGTGCTCGGCCGCGAGGTGGCGGTCAAGGTGCTCTCCGCCGCGCTGGCCGCCGACCCGGAGCTGCGCCGGCAGATCCGGGACGAGGCCCGGACCGCCGCGCGGCTGCGGCACCCGGCGGTCGTCGCGGTCCACGACTACGGCGAGTTCACCGACCGCGGGCGGACACTGTCCTATGTCGTGATGGAGCTCGTCGACGGCCGGACCCTGGCCGACATGCTGACCGGCGGCAGCCTGCCGTGGAAGGTGGCGGTCCTGGTCGGCGCCCAGGTCGCGTCGGCGCTGGCCGCGGCGCACGCGGCCGGGATCGTGCACCGGGACGTGAAACCGGCCAACGTCATGGTCACCAGCGTCGGGGTGAAGCTCGTCGACTTCGGCATCTCGGCCACCGTGGGAGCGCTCGACGGGCGGGCCGGCCAGATCCTCGGAACGCCCGCCTACCTGGCCCCGGAGCGGATCGCGGGCGGCCCGGTGCGGCCGGCCACCGATGTGTACGCCGTCGGCCTGCTGCTGTACCTGGCCCTGTGCGGCCGGATGCCGTGGGACGCCTCGACGGTCACCCAGATGGTCCGCGCCCACGTGTACGCGCGCCCGGCCGCGCTGCCGGCCATCCCCGGCCTGCCCGCGCCGGTCGTCCACCTGGTGTCGCGCTGCCTGGCCAAGCAGCCCGCCGACCGGCCGTCGGCGATCGAGGTCGCCGAGCGGCTCGGCGAGATCGCCGGCCTGCCGTCGGCCCGGGTGATGCGCAGCGCCGCCGCGGCCCCGACGCTCGGCCTGCCGGAGGCGGCCGCCCGCCGGCCCCGGCGTGCGCTGCTCGTCGCCGCCGGCGCGGCCGCGGTGCTGCTGAGCGCCGGCGGCGCCTGGTGGGGCCGGGACACGCCGGCCGGTCCGGTGGCGTCGACCGGCAGCACCAGCCCGTCGACGTCGGCGACCGTCCCGCCGGTCACCACCGTCCAGACCACCACCGTCCGGGCCACGTCCGTCGTTCAGCGGACCACCGACCCGGTCGCGCGGATCCCGGCCGCGGCCCCGGTGGCGCCGGCGCCGAAAGGGAAGGCCGCGAAACCGAAGGTCAAGGCCGAGAAGCCGGCCAAGCCACCGAAGAAACCGTGA
- a CDS encoding MarR family winged helix-turn-helix transcriptional regulator, whose protein sequence is MAGSRRLPTREELRVWRDFVETTDALRGRVAGRLQTDTGLSTSDYPVLLALSEAPGSRLRSSDLAVRIGWERSRLSHHLGRMERRGLIRREDCPTDSRGAEIVLAPDGDQAFRAATVPHLRAVRELFVDALTPAQLAAAEEIAAALRAHLAVPDADR, encoded by the coding sequence ATGGCCGGGTCACGACGACTGCCCACCCGCGAGGAGCTGCGCGTCTGGCGCGACTTCGTGGAGACCACCGACGCGCTCCGGGGCCGGGTCGCCGGCCGGCTGCAGACCGACACCGGGCTCTCGACCAGCGACTATCCGGTGCTGCTCGCGCTCAGCGAGGCCCCCGGGAGCCGGCTGCGGTCGTCCGACCTGGCCGTGCGGATCGGCTGGGAGCGCAGCCGCCTGTCGCACCACCTGGGCCGGATGGAGCGCCGCGGGCTGATCCGCCGGGAGGACTGCCCGACCGACAGCCGGGGCGCCGAGATCGTCCTCGCGCCCGACGGTGACCAGGCGTTCCGGGCCGCCACCGTGCCGCATCTGCGGGCCGTGCGGGAGCTGTTCGTCGACGCGCTGACGCCCGCGCAGCTGGCCGCGGCCGAGGAGATCGCGGCGGCGCTGCGGGCCCATCTGGCGGTGCCCGATGCCGATCGCTGA